Below is a window of Thermodesulfitimonas autotrophica DNA.
TAGAGCCGACATAATTCCAAGCGTTTGAGGGAATTTGTGCGTGTTTGGGCAGGGTGTAGTTCATTTTTCTGGATACTGGTTATACCGGGCCTTTGCGGTCTTCTCGCCGGTAGCTTCCTGAACGTGGTGATCCACCGGCTGCCGCGCCGGGAGAGTGTGGTGTGGCCGCCATCCCACTGTCCGGCGTGCGGGGAACGGCTCCGGTGGTGCGACTTGATTCCGGTGGTGAGCTACCTTATCTTGCGGGGGCGTTGCCGCCACTGCGGGGGGCGGATAAGTCCCCGCTACCCCGCAGTGGAGCTTCTAACTGCGGGGCTCTTTTTAGTAGTTTACATAACGCTGCAGGCCCAATCAGGTGGTGATACCGGGTCAGGGGCGCGGTTCGGCTGGGTGGTGGCCAAAAACTTTTTCTTTACGGCGGCGCTGCTCGCGGCGGCCTTCATCGATGCTGAGCACCGGATTATTCCGAACCGGCTGGTTCTCTGGATGGTTGCCGGGGCGGTGGTTTTGGTGCCGCTGGCCGGTGATGTGGCGGCGGCTGCAGCGGTTGCGGGCGCGGTTGCGGTTGGTGGCTTTCTCCTGCTCCTATCGGCTGTGACCGGCGGCGGCATGGGGGGCGGGGATATCAAGTTTGCGGCGGCGGCGGGGTTATATCTGGGCTTGCCGGGCGTGATGCTCGGGCTTTTCTTAGGATCGCTTTTGGGCACTTTTTACGGGTTGGCGCTAATCCTGGTTAAGAAAAAAAGCCGGAAGGAGCCGCTTCCTTTCGGGCCGTTCCTCGCTCTCGGCTTCTGGCTGAGTAGTCTTTGGGGCGGGGAGCTCCTGGCGGTACTCGGGTATAGATAGAGGATAAATTGACTGGGGACAGGCCCTCGTAGAAGTTAGCTTGGTTCTGTGTTTGTCCGTGGGTGGGATGCTCTTTGCGGGGGAGGGTTTATCTCCCGGGCGACCGGCCGCGAGAGCGCGGTTTTACCCTGGTAGAAGTGCTAGTGGTGGTGGCTCTCGTTGGCCTGCTTCTCGGCGTGGCCGTGGTGAGCTTTAACCGTGCGGCGGCCCACTGGGAGATAGAGGCGGCGGCGCGGCTTTTGGCCAGCGATATCCGCGCGGCGCAGCAAAAGGCGTTGGCGGAGGGGACAGCTACCGCGGTGCGGTTCTACCGGGACGCCGGGTACTATGAGCAGCACAGCGGCGGGGCGGTACGCGGTGCGGTTTACCTGCCGGTGCGCGTCCGCTTCGCTAAGCTTACTTTTCCAGCGGTGGCCGCCGGTGTTTACGAACTACATTTTGCGGCGTCCGGAAACCCGGGTGGGACGGGGACAGCTTACTTAACCAATTATGCGGGTGAGTACCGGGCGGTGAGGGTCTTAGTGGGGACGGGCCGGGTGCGCGTCACGGCGGAAGCGCCGTAGGATGGGGTGGCCGGAAATGAAGCCTTGGTGGCGTGGCGAATGCGGCATGACGCTGGTGGAGGTTCTCGTAGCGGCCGTAATCTTAGGGATTATGGCGACGGGGATTTTCACGGCTTACGACGTAAGCAAGCGGTTGGCGGAAACCGCGCGGCAGGAGACCAAGGCGGCCGGGCTGGCGCAGGAGAAGTTGGAAGAGTTGCGTGCGGTAGACTACAGCGCCCTTAGCACTGTTCCAAATCCAGCCGATCCGCCAGCGGATTTTGTCCCTACGGTGGCTGGGTTTACCTACCGCGTAGTGGTAGTCCCTAACGTTACGACCACGACGAAGACAGTTACCATTAGCGTCTACTATCGAGTACGGGCGGCCGAGCGGGAGCTCAGCCTCACCATGGAGCGGGTTGCCCCATGATCGCGAACCGGGACGAACGCGGGCTGACGCTGGTAGAGGTCCTTATTGCGTCGGTGCTGATGACCTTAGTCGTCTTCGCGTCCTTTTTGCTTTACGAACGCGGGGTGAAGGACTGGCTCTGGACGGAGCAGGAGACGGAGGTAGTGGACAACCTGCGGATCGCGGTGGCGAAGGTGGCCTACGATGTGCGGGGGGCTACAACAATTACGGTGCCGGCGGTGTACGAAAGTGATGTTGCCTCCCTTGCTCTGGTGAACAGCAACGGGCAG
It encodes the following:
- a CDS encoding PilW family protein, which encodes MIANRDERGLTLVEVLIASVLMTLVVFASFLLYERGVKDWLWTEQETEVVDNLRIAVAKVAYDVRGATTITVPAVYESDVASLALVNSNGQQVVYRYDAAAQELERSVAGGTYQPVTSGVVTAVYFSRPAPALVQVLLKGKGVQTSEVSVRTAVYARSL
- a CDS encoding prepilin peptidase; this encodes MRVWAGCSSFFWILVIPGLCGLLAGSFLNVVIHRLPRRESVVWPPSHCPACGERLRWCDLIPVVSYLILRGRCRHCGGRISPRYPAVELLTAGLFLVVYITLQAQSGGDTGSGARFGWVVAKNFFFTAALLAAAFIDAEHRIIPNRLVLWMVAGAVVLVPLAGDVAAAAAVAGAVAVGGFLLLLSAVTGGGMGGGDIKFAAAAGLYLGLPGVMLGLFLGSLLGTFYGLALILVKKKSRKEPLPFGPFLALGFWLSSLWGGELLAVLGYR
- a CDS encoding type IV pilus modification PilV family protein produces the protein MKPWWRGECGMTLVEVLVAAVILGIMATGIFTAYDVSKRLAETARQETKAAGLAQEKLEELRAVDYSALSTVPNPADPPADFVPTVAGFTYRVVVVPNVTTTTKTVTISVYYRVRAAERELSLTMERVAP
- a CDS encoding prepilin-type N-terminal cleavage/methylation domain-containing protein, producing MRGRVYLPGDRPRERGFTLVEVLVVVALVGLLLGVAVVSFNRAAAHWEIEAAARLLASDIRAAQQKALAEGTATAVRFYRDAGYYEQHSGGAVRGAVYLPVRVRFAKLTFPAVAAGVYELHFAASGNPGGTGTAYLTNYAGEYRAVRVLVGTGRVRVTAEAP